From Bacteroidota bacterium, the proteins below share one genomic window:
- a CDS encoding glycosyl transferase family 28: MQTRSILVAPLDWGLGHASRCVPLIRRLLQDGHTVTLAGTGASGDFLRLHFPTLRFLELPGYAIRYPSHSGLVPYLGLQIPGLLRSIRKEHEWLEQLLKQASFDQIISDNRYGLWHPDVASVILTHQLYLPLPSSMQWAKGLVQRRLHSWLNRFGEIWVPDHPGKEQLSGALSHPAPGNLRVRYIGPLSRFSTFPVPAADEKNWDVVAVLSGPEPQRSILESLLVARYRDSTVKMRILTGQPLVDRSRDNKENIEFIGHLPDEAFADTLVRAKRIYCRSGYSSLMDLDALGLKAVLIPTPGQTEQEYLAEHFRMKGWEVLSQSELSK, from the coding sequence ATGCAAACCCGCAGTATCCTGGTCGCACCGCTTGATTGGGGCTTGGGCCACGCAAGCCGGTGCGTCCCCCTGATCAGGAGGTTGTTGCAGGACGGACATACCGTTACCCTGGCCGGAACGGGAGCATCCGGCGACTTTCTACGCCTGCATTTTCCTACACTTCGCTTTCTTGAGCTCCCGGGTTATGCGATCCGTTACCCGTCTCATTCCGGCCTGGTCCCCTACCTCGGCCTGCAAATTCCAGGCTTATTGCGGAGCATCCGGAAGGAGCACGAATGGCTGGAGCAGTTACTGAAGCAAGCGTCTTTTGACCAGATCATCTCCGACAACCGCTATGGGCTTTGGCATCCTGACGTTGCATCGGTGATACTTACGCATCAACTGTACCTCCCACTTCCCTCAAGCATGCAATGGGCCAAGGGACTTGTTCAGCGCAGGCTTCACAGCTGGTTGAATCGGTTTGGGGAGATTTGGGTCCCGGATCATCCAGGCAAGGAGCAGCTCAGTGGCGCACTTTCTCATCCGGCTCCCGGGAACCTCCGGGTCCGTTACATCGGTCCGTTATCACGATTCAGCACCTTTCCTGTACCGGCAGCCGACGAAAAGAACTGGGACGTGGTGGCCGTTCTCAGCGGACCGGAACCTCAACGCAGCATCCTGGAATCCCTGCTGGTGGCCCGATACAGGGATTCAACCGTTAAGATGCGCATCCTTACGGGTCAACCGCTTGTTGATCGTTCACGTGACAACAAGGAAAACATTGAATTCATCGGACACTTACCCGACGAAGCATTCGCAGACACCTTAGTGCGTGCCAAGAGGATCTACTGCAGATCGGGATATTCGAGCCTGATGGATCTGGATGCCTTAGGACTGAAGGCCGTGTTAATCCCGACACCTGGTCAAACCGAACAGGAGTACCTGGCGGAACATTTTCGAATGAAAGGATGGGAAGTCCTCTCGCAGTCGGAACTCTCAAAGTAG
- a CDS encoding glutamate racemase, which translates to MAKKRTSGLANRPIGIFDSGIGGLTVANAIQKVLPNESLVYFGDTAHLPYGDKSPDSIKYYAIRISQFLLKQQCKMIVIACNTASAMAYETVKDFVGDAVPVIDVINPVVEHVTGIAGSKKIGVIGTKGTIKSDIYAKKIHAKNKKLEVASLATPLLAPMIEEGFFNNKISRTVIGSYLDSRKLSKIDSLILACTHYPLIRPEVEDYYKGKVLIVDSAGVVADRVKSVLAENELLAPKRKPVHHFYVSDFTKSFEESTRNFFRSKIHLEKKDIWL; encoded by the coding sequence ATGGCTAAGAAACGTACCAGTGGCCTGGCGAACCGTCCGATCGGGATATTTGATTCCGGCATTGGCGGATTGACCGTAGCCAATGCGATCCAAAAAGTGCTACCGAACGAATCCCTGGTGTATTTCGGGGACACGGCGCACTTGCCGTATGGCGACAAGTCGCCCGATTCGATCAAATACTACGCGATCCGGATCAGTCAGTTTCTTTTGAAGCAGCAGTGCAAGATGATCGTCATAGCCTGCAACACGGCCAGCGCGATGGCTTACGAGACGGTGAAGGATTTCGTGGGCGATGCCGTTCCCGTGATCGACGTGATCAATCCGGTGGTGGAACATGTAACGGGAATTGCCGGCTCGAAGAAGATCGGTGTGATCGGAACGAAGGGAACGATCAAAAGCGACATCTACGCGAAGAAGATCCACGCAAAGAACAAGAAACTCGAAGTCGCTTCACTGGCCACTCCCCTGCTCGCTCCGATGATCGAAGAGGGTTTTTTCAATAACAAGATCTCCCGCACGGTGATCGGTTCCTATCTCGATAGCCGAAAGCTTTCGAAGATCGACTCCCTCATCCTGGCCTGCACGCACTATCCGCTGATCCGGCCGGAGGTGGAAGACTACTACAAAGGCAAGGTGCTCATTGTCGATTCCGCGGGGGTCGTTGCCGATCGCGTCAAATCCGTGCTTGCTGAAAACGAACTACTGGCACCCAAGCGAAAACCCGTCCACCATTTTTACGTTTCCGATTTCACGAAATCGTTCGAAGAAAGCACGCGCAATTTCTTCAGGAGCAAGATCCATCTGGAGAAGAAGGATATCTGGTTGTAA
- a CDS encoding DNA polymerase III subunit alpha: MYLNTHTYFSFLHGTLSVEELLAEAQRCGVRKLALTDINNTSGVLDFIRLAPQYGVEPVVGIEFRRDHRLCYVGIARNNVGFHELNEFLTHCLRGGTNAEADVPDQPPLLPNVSWILVPPALPGAKALSDWIDERLRPMQPALRERVWFGLRRLPSWGGLRIDPARLVLWWPVSFRSPGEHDIHRVLRAVDRNTLLTKLPPEDLADPGEVMLSPDALREQCTDSLSLIDNAERLLEGCGIAFDYHESKNKLSFTGSKALDRELLRRETFAGMRERYGEAGATVRERVEKELRMIDELGFAPYFLINWDIVRYARHRGYFYVGRGSGANSIVAYCLRITDVDPIDLDLYFERFINPYRTNPPDFDLDFSWKERDEVLAYIFRRHGEEHVALLATYSTFQYNAIIREVGKVFGLPKEEIDALSETRRHPDTPDHITRRIWKIAQRITDFPRHLSIHAGGVLISEKPVTWYTATVRPPKGFPVTQFSMLEAEDVGLYKYDILSQRGLGHIRDAVELVKKNRGETVDIHDIARFKRDERVRALIREGRCMGCFYVESPAMRMLLKKLRVDTYIQLVAASSIIRPGVARSGMMREYILRTHDPARRQYIHPLMRELMEETYGIMVYQEDVIKVAHHFAGLSLSEADVLRRGMSGKFRSRDEFAKIRDKFFASCAERGYPESITTEVWRQIESFAGYSFSKGHSASYAVESFQSLFLKAYYPKEFMVGVINNFGGFYRTEFYVHEARRSGANVHAPCVNRSDYLTNISGDDIHLGFIHLSGLEQSAADALLAERAANGPFLSLDDFVHRVPIAVEHLRILIRIGAFRFSGKGKKELLWDIPILLGAEKRTRVVPELFGVEPETFTLPDLYHDPVDDALDEIELLGFPLCDPFSLLRDPLPSPASACDFEQNVGREIAIVGYLVTTKQTTTVKREMMQFGTFLDREGRFFDTTHFPRVTEQFPFRGRGLYLLRGKVDQEFGFCSLTVSGMQKLETKGRR; encoded by the coding sequence ATGTACCTCAACACCCACACCTACTTCAGCTTCCTCCACGGCACGCTCTCGGTCGAAGAGCTGCTTGCGGAGGCGCAGCGTTGCGGGGTGCGGAAGCTGGCGCTGACCGACATCAACAACACCTCGGGTGTGCTCGACTTTATCCGACTCGCTCCGCAGTACGGCGTAGAGCCGGTGGTCGGGATCGAGTTCCGGCGCGATCACCGGCTTTGTTATGTCGGCATCGCGCGCAACAACGTGGGCTTTCACGAACTCAACGAGTTCCTCACGCACTGCCTGCGCGGCGGTACCAACGCCGAAGCCGATGTGCCCGATCAGCCGCCGCTGTTGCCCAACGTATCCTGGATACTTGTGCCGCCCGCGCTGCCGGGAGCAAAGGCTTTGTCCGACTGGATCGACGAACGCCTGCGCCCCATGCAGCCCGCCCTGCGCGAACGCGTTTGGTTCGGCTTGCGCCGCCTGCCTTCCTGGGGCGGTTTGCGCATCGATCCTGCGCGCCTCGTGCTCTGGTGGCCCGTAAGCTTCCGCTCGCCCGGCGAACACGACATCCATCGCGTACTGCGCGCCGTTGACCGGAATACGCTCCTGACCAAACTGCCTCCGGAAGACCTCGCCGATCCCGGCGAAGTGATGCTGTCGCCCGACGCACTGCGGGAGCAATGCACTGATAGTTTGTCGCTGATCGACAATGCCGAACGGTTGCTCGAAGGCTGCGGCATCGCCTTCGACTATCACGAGAGCAAGAACAAGCTCAGCTTCACCGGCAGCAAGGCGCTCGATCGCGAACTCTTGCGACGCGAAACCTTCGCCGGCATGCGGGAGCGCTACGGCGAGGCCGGTGCGACGGTGCGCGAGCGGGTAGAGAAGGAGCTGCGCATGATCGACGAACTCGGCTTCGCGCCCTACTTCCTGATCAACTGGGATATCGTGCGCTACGCCCGGCACCGCGGCTACTTCTACGTGGGACGCGGCAGCGGCGCCAACAGCATCGTCGCTTACTGCCTGCGCATCACCGACGTCGATCCGATCGACCTCGACCTCTACTTCGAACGCTTCATCAATCCTTACCGCACCAATCCGCCCGACTTCGACCTCGACTTTTCCTGGAAAGAACGCGACGAGGTACTGGCGTACATTTTCCGCCGGCACGGCGAGGAACACGTCGCCCTGCTCGCGACCTATTCCACCTTCCAGTACAACGCCATCATCCGCGAGGTCGGAAAGGTCTTCGGCCTGCCGAAAGAAGAGATCGACGCGCTCTCCGAAACGCGCCGTCATCCCGATACACCCGACCACATCACGCGCCGCATCTGGAAGATCGCGCAGCGCATCACCGACTTTCCCCGCCACCTCAGCATCCACGCCGGCGGCGTGCTGATCTCCGAAAAGCCGGTCACCTGGTATACCGCCACCGTGCGACCGCCGAAGGGTTTTCCGGTCACGCAGTTCAGCATGCTCGAAGCCGAGGATGTCGGGCTGTACAAATACGACATCCTCAGCCAGCGCGGACTCGGTCACATCCGCGACGCGGTCGAGCTGGTGAAGAAAAACCGCGGTGAGACGGTCGACATCCACGATATCGCCCGCTTCAAGCGCGACGAACGGGTGCGCGCACTCATCCGCGAGGGCCGCTGCATGGGCTGCTTCTACGTCGAGTCGCCCGCCATGCGCATGCTGCTGAAGAAACTGCGGGTCGATACCTACATCCAACTGGTCGCCGCGAGCTCGATCATCCGCCCGGGTGTCGCCCGCTCGGGCATGATGCGCGAGTACATCCTCCGGACCCACGATCCTGCCCGCCGGCAATACATCCACCCGCTCATGCGGGAGCTGATGGAGGAGACCTACGGCATCATGGTGTACCAGGAGGATGTCATCAAGGTCGCGCATCACTTCGCCGGCCTCTCACTCTCCGAAGCCGACGTGCTCCGTCGCGGCATGTCGGGGAAGTTCCGCTCGCGCGACGAGTTCGCCAAGATCCGCGATAAGTTCTTCGCCAGTTGCGCCGAACGCGGCTATCCGGAAAGCATCACCACCGAAGTATGGCGGCAGATCGAAAGTTTCGCCGGCTACTCGTTTTCCAAAGGCCATTCGGCTTCCTATGCGGTCGAGAGTTTCCAGAGCCTGTTCCTAAAGGCCTACTACCCGAAGGAATTCATGGTCGGGGTGATCAACAACTTCGGCGGGTTTTACCGGACCGAGTTCTATGTCCACGAAGCGCGCAGGTCGGGTGCGAACGTCCACGCGCCCTGTGTCAATCGGAGTGACTACCTCACGAACATTTCGGGCGACGACATCCACCTCGGCTTCATCCACCTCTCCGGCCTGGAACAATCGGCGGCGGACGCGTTACTCGCCGAGCGCGCCGCCAACGGTCCCTTCCTGAGCCTCGACGATTTCGTACACCGTGTCCCCATTGCGGTCGAGCACTTGCGTATCCTGATCCGTATCGGCGCGTTCCGCTTTTCCGGCAAGGGGAAGAAGGAGCTGCTGTGGGATATTCCCATCCTGCTCGGCGCGGAAAAACGTACCCGCGTCGTGCCGGAACTGTTCGGGGTCGAACCGGAGACCTTCACCTTGCCGGACCTCTACCACGACCCGGTCGACGATGCACTCGACGAGATCGAACTCCTCGGCTTTCCACTCTGCGATCCGTTTTCGCTCTTGCGTGATCCCTTGCCTTCGCCGGCAAGTGCCTGCGACTTCGAACAAAATGTCGGTCGGGAGATCGCCATCGTCGGTTACCTGGTGACCACCAAGCAGACCACCACGGTCAAACGCGAGATGATGCAGTTCGGAACCTTCCTCGATCGCGAAGGACGCTTCTTCGACACAACGCACTTCCCCCGCGTCACCGAACAGTTCCCCTTCCGGGGCCGCGGACTCTACCTCTTACGCGGAAAGGTCGATCAGGAATTCGGCTTCTGCAGCCTCACGGTTTCCGGCATGCAGAAGTTGGAAACGAAGGGGAGGAGGTGA
- a CDS encoding Mrp/NBP35 family ATP-binding protein, whose protein sequence is MPITQEQVVDALRNVIEPDLKKDLITLNMVEDIVVDGKNVSFTVVLTTPACPLKALIQSACVNAIVHFVDAEAIVTVNMTARTTSGRSSSDTQLPNVRNIIAVASGKGGVGKSTVAANLAVALAKKGARVGLIDADIYGPSQHIMFGVENEQLYVNERDGKQFMIPVDKYGVKMLSIGLMVDPNQPIPWRGPMASKALKQLFSDAEWGELDYLLIDLPPGTGDIHLTLVSAVPVTGSVIVSTPQHVALADARKGIGMFRLDTINVPVLGLIENMAYFTPAELPQNKYYIFGKEGCRKLAEELKVPFLGEIPLVQSIREGGDTGIPVALDDEGPVATAFAEVADQVIRQVAIRNAELAPTKPVAATAY, encoded by the coding sequence ATGCCAATTACCCAAGAACAGGTCGTAGACGCGCTGCGGAATGTGATCGAGCCGGACCTGAAAAAAGACCTGATTACCCTGAATATGGTCGAGGATATCGTGGTGGACGGTAAGAACGTCTCCTTCACGGTCGTCCTGACCACCCCTGCTTGCCCGTTAAAGGCGCTCATTCAATCGGCCTGCGTCAATGCGATCGTTCATTTCGTTGATGCCGAAGCTATAGTGACCGTGAACATGACGGCCCGCACGACGAGTGGCCGCAGCTCTTCCGATACTCAGTTACCCAATGTCCGCAATATCATCGCTGTTGCTTCCGGCAAAGGTGGCGTCGGTAAATCGACCGTTGCCGCCAATCTCGCTGTCGCCCTCGCCAAGAAGGGTGCGCGGGTCGGTTTGATCGATGCCGATATCTACGGCCCTTCCCAGCACATCATGTTTGGGGTGGAGAACGAGCAGCTTTATGTGAACGAGCGCGACGGAAAGCAATTCATGATCCCGGTCGACAAATACGGCGTCAAGATGCTTTCGATCGGACTGATGGTCGATCCGAACCAGCCGATTCCGTGGCGTGGTCCGATGGCCTCCAAAGCGCTGAAGCAATTGTTCAGCGACGCGGAATGGGGCGAGTTGGATTACCTCCTGATCGACCTTCCTCCCGGAACCGGCGATATCCACCTCACACTCGTGTCTGCAGTACCGGTGACCGGCTCGGTCATCGTCAGTACCCCGCAGCACGTTGCCCTGGCGGATGCCCGCAAAGGTATCGGAATGTTCCGCCTCGATACGATCAATGTTCCGGTGCTCGGGTTGATCGAGAACATGGCATATTTCACGCCGGCGGAGTTGCCGCAAAACAAGTACTACATCTTCGGAAAAGAAGGCTGCAGAAAGTTGGCCGAAGAACTGAAGGTCCCGTTCCTCGGCGAGATCCCGTTGGTGCAGTCCATTCGCGAAGGCGGTGATACGGGCATCCCGGTAGCACTCGACGACGAAGGGCCGGTCGCAACCGCCTTTGCCGAAGTCGCCGACCAGGTTATCCGCCAGGTGGCGATCCGCAATGCGGAACTTGCTCCTACCAAACCGGTGGCCGCCACCGCTTACTGA
- a CDS encoding gamma carbonic anhydrase family protein encodes MALILPLNGKRPVAGNNCFFAPNATIVGDVVMGDRCSVWFNAVIRGDVHFIRIGDRVNIQDGAIIHCTYQKAATTIGNDVNIGHSAIVHGCTLKNNVLIGMGAIVMDHAVVEPFSIVAAGSVVTENTVVESGFIYAGSPAKKLKPISEEQRKLLEELSGRYVMYVGWYGEAQEG; translated from the coding sequence ATGGCATTGATCCTCCCCCTCAACGGCAAGCGACCTGTTGCCGGAAACAATTGTTTTTTCGCTCCCAATGCGACGATCGTAGGCGACGTGGTGATGGGTGACCGCTGCAGCGTCTGGTTTAACGCGGTGATCCGAGGCGACGTCCATTTCATACGGATCGGCGACCGGGTCAATATCCAGGATGGCGCGATCATCCATTGTACTTATCAAAAAGCGGCGACAACCATCGGGAACGACGTAAACATCGGGCACAGCGCGATCGTTCATGGTTGTACGTTAAAGAACAACGTTCTGATCGGCATGGGCGCGATCGTGATGGATCATGCGGTGGTGGAACCGTTCAGCATTGTGGCGGCAGGTTCCGTGGTTACGGAAAACACCGTGGTGGAATCCGGCTTCATCTACGCGGGGTCTCCGGCCAAGAAACTAAAGCCGATCAGTGAAGAACAACGCAAGCTGCTGGAAGAATTATCGGGCCGGTATGTGATGTACGTGGGCTGGTATGGGGAAGCGCAGGAAGGATAG
- a CDS encoding MGMT family protein: MSDRTNSLESFFDQVYAVVRLIPRGRVTSYGAIAKYLGTARSSRMVGWAMNSAHAVKPKVPAHRVVNRSGLLTGKHHFGSPTRMQELLEKEGVKVKKDQVVEFKKRFWDPAVELSL, translated from the coding sequence ATGAGTGACCGTACCAACTCCCTCGAATCATTCTTTGATCAGGTCTATGCTGTCGTCCGCCTGATACCAAGAGGTCGTGTGACCTCCTACGGCGCGATCGCTAAATACCTCGGCACCGCGCGGTCTTCCCGTATGGTCGGATGGGCCATGAATTCCGCTCATGCGGTTAAGCCAAAAGTGCCGGCCCACCGGGTAGTGAACCGATCCGGACTACTCACCGGCAAACACCATTTCGGAAGCCCCACCCGCATGCAGGAACTTTTGGAAAAAGAAGGTGTTAAGGTTAAAAAGGATCAGGTAGTCGAGTTCAAAAAACGGTTTTGGGATCCGGCAGTCGAACTTTCCCTCTGA
- a CDS encoding methylated-DNA--[protein]-cysteine S-methyltransferase, protein MDLHTLHIESPLGAIRLSGNGNALTELSFLDEAPTGVTDTEDDILQETARQLTAYFNGERTSFSIPLEPSGTLFQQKVWEELLRIPCGATISYRELSIRLGDPLCIRAAAAANGKNPIGILIPCHRVIGSDGSLTGYAGGLWRKEKLLEIEGVLRPQPRLF, encoded by the coding sequence GTGGACCTCCACACGCTCCATATTGAATCCCCTCTTGGCGCAATTCGCCTGTCTGGCAACGGAAATGCGTTGACGGAACTATCGTTTCTCGACGAAGCGCCTACTGGTGTAACGGATACTGAAGACGATATCCTGCAGGAAACCGCCAGACAACTGACTGCTTATTTCAACGGCGAAAGAACATCGTTTTCCATCCCGCTTGAACCGTCAGGGACTCTGTTTCAACAAAAAGTCTGGGAAGAATTGCTGCGTATTCCATGTGGCGCTACCATTTCCTACCGAGAACTTTCCATTCGGCTAGGCGACCCACTCTGTATCCGGGCAGCGGCAGCAGCCAACGGTAAAAACCCGATCGGCATCCTGATACCCTGCCATCGCGTGATCGGGAGCGACGGAAGTCTGACCGGTTATGCCGGAGGATTGTGGCGGAAGGAGAAGCTATTGGAAATTGAAGGCGTGCTTCGTCCTCAGCCGAGGCTTTTTTAA
- a CDS encoding NifU family protein produces the protein MSDLHRRVEEALAQLRPYLEADNGDVSLVEVTNDHIVRLRFLGACSSCSMSAMTLKAGIEQTILRMVPEIKQVVAVEDDDELREWGLSKGN, from the coding sequence ATGAGTGATCTCCACCGTCGCGTAGAAGAAGCCCTCGCGCAGTTAAGGCCCTACCTGGAAGCCGACAACGGTGATGTTTCCCTGGTCGAAGTCACCAACGACCATATTGTTCGCCTGCGCTTCCTCGGCGCCTGCAGCTCGTGTTCCATGAGCGCCATGACACTGAAAGCGGGAATCGAACAAACCATCCTTCGCATGGTGCCCGAGATCAAACAAGTCGTGGCGGTAGAAGACGATGACGAACTGCGCGAATGGGGACTCAGCAAAGGAAATTGA
- the trmB gene encoding tRNA (guanosine(46)-N7)-methyltransferase TrmB — translation MGKNKLRRFAENETFSNLFQPRMVFPPVDHPMKGHWGKQVFGNSNPLTLELGCGRGEYTVGLSALCPERNFVGIDWKGARLWRGAKTTLEKGQKNAAFMRIMIGNIRWFFAPDDRVDTIWVTFPDPQLTSGGERKRLTGPRFLDYYRMFMPKHGVVNLKTDSRPLYDYTSELAATQGLKVLKQTHDLYQSDLMDPVLSIRTTYESRWLAAGLPICYLQFEIG, via the coding sequence ATGGGAAAGAATAAGCTGCGCCGATTCGCCGAGAACGAGACTTTTTCGAATCTCTTTCAGCCCCGGATGGTCTTTCCTCCGGTGGATCATCCGATGAAAGGACACTGGGGAAAGCAGGTGTTTGGTAATTCCAATCCCCTCACGTTGGAACTGGGTTGTGGGCGCGGAGAATATACGGTCGGCTTGTCCGCGCTGTGTCCTGAACGGAATTTTGTCGGCATCGACTGGAAAGGTGCACGACTTTGGAGAGGCGCTAAGACGACCTTGGAGAAAGGACAGAAGAACGCTGCGTTCATGCGGATCATGATCGGCAATATCCGGTGGTTCTTCGCGCCGGACGATCGTGTCGATACGATCTGGGTGACTTTCCCGGATCCGCAATTGACCAGCGGAGGAGAACGCAAACGGCTGACAGGCCCGCGCTTTTTGGATTACTACCGCATGTTCATGCCGAAGCACGGTGTTGTCAATTTGAAAACCGACAGCCGACCCTTATACGATTACACCTCGGAGTTGGCAGCAACACAAGGTCTCAAGGTGCTGAAGCAAACGCACGATCTTTATCAGTCTGACCTCATGGACCCGGTATTATCCATTCGGACCACCTATGAATCCCGCTGGCTCGCCGCCGGCCTGCCTATTTGTTATCTGCAATTCGAGATCGGATGA
- a CDS encoding GHKL domain-containing protein has protein sequence MRSWLFILLLTFSRLITPLPAKAEELQDLLTKLKQSRQDTAQVQLLLQIAKAYANGGVPDSNSYYAERALRLSMLLNDQRGEALARYQLGRSQIARANYLRALEHFLEARNLFESLQDTLGQANCRMQLGVIAYTEKNYSDALTSFTQALPLYLSINELRLASTVRYLSGLCRTELGRYAEAETDLMLALEDKRKLGDEKGYQECVTGLADLFLRQDQIERSRNMYRSALAYFKNSSNLNGEAVTLIGIGRSFLKENHADSAKVYLESALQISSSNRYPAGIMNASHALAEAYERTGNSAKALTMQQQYYTLRDSLFNLESTRQLAELQYQLDLTRKQSEIDLLSKERQIDRFLRIMLITGSALFLILSLLLLQRFRYKQQANRKLEKANQDLNHALDELRNTQEQLVQSEKMASLGQLTAGIAHEIRNPLNFITNFAAVSRELADELNDTGTATERHELSADLKRNLEKIEEHGLRANSIVRSMMLHARQGKGERQTVNLRDLTEENVHLAFHGMRASHPDFDVTLEKHLSIQLPALELVQQDISRVLLNLLNNAFYAVRERSKKKEPGFRPTVRIRLDSEQGQAVIRIEDNGIGIASEKLDKIFEPFYTTKPPGEGTGLGLSISHDIVKGHGGSMRANSVGGWTVFEVRLPI, from the coding sequence ATGCGATCCTGGCTGTTCATTTTACTGCTGACGTTTTCCCGTCTGATCACTCCGCTACCAGCCAAAGCGGAGGAATTACAGGATCTGCTGACCAAACTCAAGCAGTCCCGACAGGACACGGCACAGGTTCAGCTCCTATTGCAGATCGCGAAAGCGTATGCGAACGGAGGGGTACCCGACTCCAACTCGTACTACGCCGAGCGGGCACTTCGCCTGAGCATGTTGCTGAACGACCAGCGCGGAGAAGCGCTGGCCCGGTACCAGTTGGGACGGTCTCAGATCGCCCGGGCCAATTACCTCCGGGCACTCGAGCACTTCTTAGAGGCGCGTAACCTGTTCGAGTCGCTGCAGGACACGTTGGGGCAGGCCAATTGCCGGATGCAACTGGGGGTGATCGCATACACGGAAAAGAACTATTCCGACGCACTGACATCCTTTACGCAGGCGCTACCGCTTTATCTTTCCATCAACGAATTGCGGCTTGCCTCAACGGTTCGTTATTTATCCGGTTTATGTCGAACAGAACTCGGGCGTTACGCGGAAGCCGAAACGGATCTGATGCTTGCCCTGGAAGACAAGCGCAAACTCGGTGACGAAAAAGGATACCAGGAATGCGTGACGGGCCTTGCCGACCTCTTCCTCCGGCAGGATCAGATCGAACGTTCGCGGAACATGTACCGGTCCGCCTTGGCATATTTCAAGAACTCTTCCAATCTCAATGGGGAAGCGGTCACCCTGATCGGAATCGGCCGTTCCTTTCTCAAAGAAAACCATGCGGACAGCGCCAAGGTTTACCTGGAATCCGCGCTCCAGATCAGTTCCTCCAACCGCTATCCTGCCGGCATCATGAATGCATCCCACGCCCTGGCGGAAGCGTATGAACGGACCGGAAATTCCGCCAAAGCGTTGACGATGCAGCAACAATATTACACGCTGCGCGACTCCCTCTTCAATCTTGAAAGTACACGCCAGCTCGCGGAGTTGCAATACCAACTCGACCTGACCCGAAAGCAATCCGAGATCGACCTTCTGAGCAAGGAACGGCAGATCGACCGGTTCCTGCGCATCATGCTGATCACGGGTTCGGCCTTGTTTCTCATCCTGAGTCTTCTGCTGCTCCAACGATTCCGCTACAAGCAGCAGGCCAACCGTAAACTCGAAAAAGCGAACCAGGACCTCAACCATGCGCTGGACGAACTGCGGAACACCCAGGAACAACTCGTTCAATCGGAGAAGATGGCTTCGCTGGGTCAGCTGACCGCCGGTATCGCGCACGAGATCCGGAACCCGCTCAACTTCATCACCAACTTCGCCGCGGTTTCCCGGGAGCTGGCCGACGAGTTGAATGACACCGGCACCGCTACCGAACGCCACGAACTGTCCGCCGACCTGAAGCGCAATCTGGAAAAGATCGAAGAGCACGGCCTTCGTGCCAATTCGATCGTACGGAGCATGATGTTGCACGCGCGGCAGGGAAAGGGGGAGCGACAGACCGTCAACCTCCGTGATCTCACGGAAGAAAACGTACACCTGGCTTTTCACGGCATGCGCGCCTCGCATCCCGACTTCGACGTAACGCTCGAGAAGCACCTTTCCATCCAGCTTCCGGCGCTGGAACTCGTACAACAGGACATCAGCAGGGTTTTACTGAACCTCCTGAACAACGCCTTTTACGCAGTCCGGGAACGTTCGAAAAAGAAAGAACCCGGGTTTCGTCCTACCGTTCGTATTCGCCTCGATAGTGAGCAAGGCCAGGCCGTGATTCGCATTGAAGACAACGGCATCGGTATCGCCTCCGAAAAGCTTGATAAAATTTTTGAGCCATTCTATACGACCAAACCTCCGGGTGAAGGCACCGGACTGGGGTTAAGCATCAGTCACGATATCGTAAAAGGCCACGGCGGCTCCATGCGCGCCAACAGCGTTGGCGGCTGGACGGTCTTTGAGGTGCGTTTGCCTATTTGA